From Microcystis aeruginosa NIES-2549, a single genomic window includes:
- a CDS encoding MogA/MoaB family molybdenum cofactor biosynthesis protein, translated as MTFIPHPDTAPLHLSCAVVTVSDTRTPETDRSGQIIQELLTRSGHDIGLYLIIPDEPLQIQAILSEISNQNRIKVLILNGGTGIAPRDTTYDALVPLLRITLPGFGELFRYLSYQEIGSRAMASRAIAGVYQNLLVFSLPGSTNAVKLALEKLILPEISHLVKQMNG; from the coding sequence ATGACCTTTATTCCCCATCCCGACACCGCTCCCCTTCACCTTAGCTGTGCCGTAGTCACGGTGAGCGATACTCGTACCCCAGAGACGGATAGAAGTGGCCAAATAATTCAAGAGTTACTAACTCGATCGGGTCATGATATTGGCCTATACTTAATTATCCCCGATGAACCCTTACAAATTCAAGCAATCTTATCAGAGATTAGCAATCAAAATCGGATAAAAGTCTTAATTCTCAATGGGGGTACTGGTATTGCTCCCAGAGACACCACTTATGATGCTTTAGTACCTTTATTAAGGATTACTTTGCCCGGTTTTGGCGAATTATTTCGTTATCTCAGTTATCAGGAAATTGGCTCCCGTGCCATGGCATCAAGGGCAATAGCTGGGGTTTATCAAAACTTATTAGTCTTTTCTCTACCTGGTTCCACTAATGCCGTTAAATTAGCCCTAGAAAAACTGATTCTTCCCGAAATCTCACATCTGGTTAAACAGATGAATGGGTAA
- a CDS encoding helix-turn-helix domain-containing protein: MTGIMSQLSPLQAEQIKEIGTYLRQKREESCLSMDDIAALTMIRVPMLEALETGNWEKLPELIYVKGFIKRYGDALKIDGKALADRLSPSAEQLAQEVTIPKTLPTKVVPIPKAEPAAPKAERVEPEKPAPETSPQPAKSGVFGMYLWLGLLAGIFCGIGYLFLRPPLSNPPAVTPSPSPLVSPAPVVPPAVVASPSPSPPPQVPLSAEVTIEQAAWVRVIADGKKVYEGSLQPGAKQTWTAQKSLNIRSGNAGGVKISLNEKPAQLMGKAGQIGEITLTAPPLSDQ; encoded by the coding sequence ATGACTGGAATTATGAGTCAACTCAGTCCCCTACAAGCCGAACAAATCAAGGAAATCGGGACTTATTTACGTCAAAAACGGGAAGAAAGCTGTCTGAGCATGGACGATATCGCCGCCCTGACGATGATTAGAGTACCAATGCTAGAAGCGTTGGAAACGGGGAATTGGGAGAAATTACCAGAATTAATTTATGTCAAGGGATTTATCAAGCGCTACGGTGATGCCCTAAAAATTGATGGTAAAGCTTTAGCCGATCGCTTGTCTCCTAGTGCCGAACAATTAGCCCAAGAGGTAACTATCCCGAAAACACTGCCCACAAAAGTTGTCCCTATCCCCAAGGCTGAACCCGCTGCCCCAAAAGCGGAACGGGTGGAACCAGAAAAACCAGCCCCAGAGACTAGCCCCCAACCAGCTAAATCAGGCGTTTTCGGGATGTATCTCTGGTTAGGCTTGCTGGCGGGCATATTTTGCGGTATTGGCTATCTTTTCCTCCGTCCCCCCCTCTCTAACCCCCCTGCCGTTACTCCCTCTCCTTCCCCTCTAGTTTCCCCCGCGCCGGTAGTCCCTCCCGCAGTGGTAGCCTCTCCTTCCCCTTCTCCCCCGCCACAAGTTCCCCTCTCAGCCGAAGTGACTATTGAACAGGCCGCTTGGGTACGCGTAATTGCCGATGGCAAAAAAGTCTATGAAGGCAGTCTCCAACCCGGGGCCAAACAAACTTGGACAGCCCAAAAGAGTTTAAATATTCGATCGGGCAATGCCGGCGGTGTTAAAATCTCTCTTAACGAAAAACCTGCCCAATTAATGGGTAAAGCTGGTCAAATCGGCGAAATCACCCTAACTGCACCCCCTCTCAGTGATCAGTAA
- a CDS encoding dihem cytochrome c family protein yields the protein MPSIGQVKSIFFIILFLLSILGGILLASLLQQPAIAQSPASDIVLNRYQIGQQTYLENCASCHIAIPPSILPSQTWKKILENPDSHYGIRLKPIVGITQRLIWDYLSYSSRPLRETTFVPLLIEQSSYVKVLHPRVNLPTPLGHTTCVTCHPNASRYDYQTLTPIWDDAA from the coding sequence ATGCCTTCGATCGGTCAAGTGAAATCGATTTTTTTTATTATCCTCTTTCTCCTGAGTATTCTAGGGGGTATTCTACTGGCTTCGCTACTTCAACAACCAGCGATCGCCCAATCTCCTGCCTCGGATATAGTGCTGAATCGTTATCAAATTGGACAGCAAACCTATCTAGAAAATTGTGCCAGCTGCCATATTGCCATTCCCCCCAGCATCCTACCGAGTCAAACTTGGAAAAAAATCCTAGAAAATCCGGATTCTCACTATGGTATCCGTTTAAAACCAATTGTTGGCATTACTCAGCGTCTTATCTGGGATTATCTCAGTTATTCTTCCCGCCCTCTTAGGGAGACTACTTTTGTTCCCCTCCTAATTGAACAGTCCAGCTATGTAAAGGTTTTGCACCCTAGGGTCAATTTACCCACTCCTCTCGGTCATACCACCTGTGTCACCTGTCATCCTAACGCTTCCCGCTACGATTATCAGACCCTTACCCCCATCTGGGATGATGCAGCCTAA
- a CDS encoding ATP phosphoribosyltransferase regulatory subunit produces MIHQPPAGTRDLLPLEVTQKGWINDRLQSVFQRWGYQRIVTSTIEWLDTLTAGGTIDPSTVIQLHGDSQGLSGLRPELTASIARSAVTRMSGESYPQRLCYRANVFRRPSASYHGRQVEFYQAGVELLFSGGLLADAEILLLLADCFDSLAVPNWQIILGEAGLTRSLLSPFPDPLREQVKRCLALLDYVSLENLPYPNETLRQQARQLFHLRGNPEDVLARVAVLAQEESAQKAVNNLKSLVELLNADRSEPFPLILDLSLIQTFDYYTGIVFKAVSDHQQNLSILGQGGRYDQLLGVFHPQGQSAPGIGFSLNIEELHESLLSGQTLPSQAPPLDWLLIPLGNNAQIATFSKARSLRNADPNLRVAIDLGGRSEAQIRTYARDRMIKNLAWVQEDGSVIEESL; encoded by the coding sequence ATGATTCATCAACCCCCGGCGGGGACAAGGGATTTATTACCCCTAGAAGTTACCCAAAAAGGCTGGATTAACGATCGCCTTCAGTCTGTCTTTCAGCGTTGGGGCTATCAAAGGATCGTCACCTCCACCATTGAATGGCTCGATACCCTCACCGCAGGCGGTACGATCGATCCCAGCACCGTGATCCAACTGCACGGGGATAGTCAAGGACTATCGGGATTACGCCCTGAATTAACCGCTTCCATTGCGCGTAGTGCCGTCACCCGCATGAGTGGGGAGTCCTATCCCCAACGTCTCTGTTATCGGGCCAACGTTTTTCGTCGCCCTAGCGCCAGTTATCATGGTCGTCAAGTGGAATTCTATCAAGCGGGGGTAGAACTGCTCTTTTCTGGCGGTTTACTAGCTGATGCCGAGATTTTACTGCTCCTGGCCGACTGTTTCGATAGTTTGGCCGTCCCTAACTGGCAGATTATTTTAGGAGAAGCGGGTTTGACTCGTTCGCTACTTTCTCCTTTTCCGGATCCCTTACGCGAACAGGTGAAACGCTGTTTAGCCCTCCTCGACTACGTTAGCCTCGAAAATCTTCCCTATCCCAATGAAACCCTCCGGCAGCAAGCCCGACAATTATTTCACCTGCGCGGTAATCCTGAGGATGTCCTCGCACGAGTGGCAGTATTAGCCCAGGAAGAATCAGCCCAAAAAGCCGTTAATAACCTTAAATCCCTAGTAGAGCTGCTTAATGCCGATCGCTCTGAACCCTTCCCCCTAATTCTCGATTTAAGTCTGATTCAAACCTTTGATTACTACACCGGCATCGTTTTTAAGGCGGTTAGTGATCACCAGCAAAATCTCAGTATTTTAGGCCAGGGCGGACGCTATGATCAATTATTGGGCGTTTTTCATCCCCAGGGTCAATCGGCTCCGGGTATCGGTTTTTCCCTGAATATCGAAGAACTGCACGAAAGTTTATTATCGGGGCAGACTTTACCCAGTCAAGCTCCCCCCCTCGACTGGTTACTTATCCCTTTGGGTAATAACGCCCAGATAGCGACTTTTAGTAAAGCTCGCTCCCTTCGCAATGCTGATCCGAATCTGAGGGTGGCGATCGATTTAGGGGGTCGCAGCGAGGCACAAATTCGTACCTATGCCCGCGATCGAATGATTAAAAATCTCGCCTGGGTGCAGGAAGATGGTTCCGTGATCGAAGAATCTCTCTAA